The following nucleotide sequence is from Catenulispora sp. GP43.
CGATGGGTCCCTACGTGGACGACCTCTCCGCCGGGCTGGTCTCGCTGTGCGAGGAGCTGCGGGCCGCGCCGATGCTGGCGGCCAAGCTGCGGTTGGCCGTGCTGGGGTTCTCCGACGACGTCCGGGTGCACCTCGCCGTGGCCGACATGCGGCAGGAGACGAGCCTGCCGCGGGTGACGGTGCGCGGCAGCACCAACTACGGCGCGGCGTTCTCCGATCTGGCCGGCCGCATCCCGACCGATGTGCGCTTCCTTCGCGACGAGGGCTACAAGGTGCACCGTCCGGTGGTGTTCTTCCTCAGCGACGGCCAGCCCACCGACTTCGGCTGGAAGCGGGCGCTGGGCAGGCTGACCGACCGGCAGCGGATGCCGGCCGCGCCGAACATCATCGCCTGCGGCATGGGCTCGGCCGAGCGCCAGACCATCGCCGAGGTGGCCTCCCGGCCGGAGTTCGGGTTCATCGCGCAGCGCGGCGCCGATCTCGGGAAGGCGATCTCAGAGTTCTTCCACGCGCTGACCGCCAGCCTGATCGCCTCCAGCCAGGCGCTGAACTCCGACCACCCGCAGCTGGTGGTGACCAAGCCGGAGGGCTTCTCGATCGTGCTGGACGAGGTCACGCCGTGAGCCCGAGCGTCCTGGCCGCCGGCGACGACACCGCGCCGTGGCCCCGGATCACCGTGGACACCCCCGGCGCCGAGTTCGAGCCGCGACCGCCCGGCCAGTTCGCGTTCGACTTCCCGGACACCGAGTGCGACGGGTGGTCGACCCCTGATTTCACGGTCCGCTCCGCCTCGGTGCGCGGGGCGAGCCACCGCTTCTACCGCAAGCCGCGGCAGGACTGCGCGCGCATCGCCGTGCACGAGGCCTCCGGCACGGTGGTGTTCGCGGTCGCCGACGGCGTCTCCGGCGCCACCGACTCCCAGCTCGGCGCGGTGGAGGCCTGCCGGGCCGCGGTGGAGCGGCTGCTGCACGTGCTGTCGCAGGGCGGGCCGCTGGACCTCGACGGTGTCGCGCACCACGCCGCCGAGCGCCTGAGGCAGCTGGTGGCGTGGCGGCTCGGCAGCACCGATCCGCAGTCCTCGGCGGTGGCCGCGCAGTGGTACGCCACGACGCTGGTCGCCGGGATCGTCCAGCCGGACTCGTCCGGGCCGCACGTCCAGCTGTTCCGGATCGGCGATTCCGGCGCCTGGCTGCTGGACCGCGCGACCGGTTCCTACCACGCGCTGTTCGGGTCGAAGACGGGCGCGGCGGCCGACCTGGTGTCCACCGCGGTCGTGCCGCTGCCGCACGTGCCCGAGGCCGTCGAGGCGGTCGCCGAGCACCTGACGCCCAGCGAGGTGCTGCTCGTCGGCACCGACGGCTTCGGGGACCCGCTGGGCGACGGGGACGGCCGGGTCGGCGCGCTGTTCGCGCGCCACCTCGCGGTGCCGCCGAGCCCGCTGCGGCTGGCGCACGTCCTGGACTTCTCCCGCGAGACCTTCGACGACGACCGGACCCTGGTGGCGGTCTGGCCCGGACCCGCTGGAGCGGCGCCATGACCGGCAGCACAGGCAACACCGGCAGCACCGGCAGCACCGGTAGCACCGGTAGCACCCGGACCGTCGACCACGGCGGCCTCGCCCTCGGCGCCGAGCTGGGCCGCGGCGGCCAGGGCACGGTCTACGCGGTCACCAACCGGCGGATCAACGAGGCGGTCGACGGCGGCTGGGAGGTCGTCTACAAGGAGTACAACGCCGCCACGCTCGCCCAGCTCGACGCCGACGCCCTGCGTGCCATGGTCGATCTGCTCGGCGATCTGGACGCCGACGACGCGCGCTGGCTGTGCGAGAAGACGGCGTGGCCGGTCGCGGTGGTCGAGCGGTCCGGCCGGGTCTGCGGCTTCCTGATGCGCGCCGTCCCCGACCGCTTCCGCTTCAGCGTGCGCAGCCTGTCCGGCGCAGCTTCGCCGAAGCAGGTCCTGGCCACCTTGGAGTTCCTACTCAACGACGAGGCCTACATCGCCGGCATCGGGCTGGCCATCAGCCCGCGCGACCGGCTGGAACTGCTGGCCGACCTGGCCGCGAGCCTGGACCGGCTGCACCGCATGGGCATCGCGGTCGGCGACCTGTCGCCGAAGAACCTGCTGTTCGCTACCGGCCGGGACCCGGGATTCTTCCTCATCGACTGCGACGCCATGCGCCTGCACGGTGTCAGCGCCCTGCCACAGGTCGAGACCCCGGACTGGCAGGCACCGGCCGGCGAGGAGAAGGCGACCCGCGCGACCGACGTCTACAAGTTCGGGCTGCTCGCGGTCCGCATGGCGGCCGGCGACCAGACGACGACGGACACCCTGCGGCTCGAGGCGATCAGCGGCGACCTGGGAGATCTGGCGCGCGCGAGCCTGGATGCGGACTCCGCGCGGCGGCCGACGACGCCGGCGAGCTGGATCGCGCAGCTGAACGCCGCCGCGCACGTCGCGCCTCCGGTTCCGCAGCTTCCGCCGCCAGTACCGTCGCCATCACCATCACCATCGACATCGCCGACACCGGGGACGGCGCCGCAGTACACGGCGCAGAAGGCGGTCGGGAAGATCCTCGCCCGGATCGGCGGGCTGGCGACCGCCCTGGCGATCGTGCTGGCGATCGTCTTGACAAGCAGCCACAACGCGAAGGTCGCGAGCGGCAGCAGCGGCAGCAGCGGCAGCAGCGGCAGCAGCAGCGGCAGCAGCAGCGGCAGCAGCGGGAGCACGTACACGACGTCGACCTCGGGCGGCTACGGTTCGACGGGTGGTTCGAGTGGGTCGAGCGGCACGGGTGGCTCCAGCGGCACAAGCGGTACCGGCGGGGACAGCTCCACCGGGGGCGACAGCACAACCGGCTCCAGCGGCGGCGACAGTTCGAGCGGGGGCGACAGTTCGAGCGGCGGAACCGCCTCGGGCGACACCGGCGGCTTCACCCCGCAACCACCCCCGCCGGACCTCGTCAAGACCCTGCAGATCGGCGACTGCGTCAACGACAGCGACCCGTCGACCTCATCGAGCGCGAACTTGTCCTCGTCCAGCTGTATCCCGGGCTCCTTCAAAATCGTCGGCGCCTTCGACGACACCACGGACATGAAATCCTGCAACAGCGTCGACGACGTCTCACAAAGCGTCGCCTCCCCCTCGGACAACCGTGTGGTGTGCCTGAGCTACCAGGCCGACGGCACCGCCTACTGGGCCAAGCCGGGACAGTGCGTCTACGGCCTGAACAGCTCGGGCAGCACCTGGGACGTCGAGGACTGCCAGACCGGCAACTTCAAGGTCGTGGGCCGCTATCCCCAGACCGTGGACAAGAGCCGCTGCCCGGCCTGGCCGCAGAGCAACGAGGACTACACCTACTCCAACAGCGACTCGGGCCTACAGGTCCTGCTGTGCTTGGTGATGAACTACCCCGACGCCCTGGGCACCGCCACACAGAACGAGTGCCTCGTGAAGAACGGCGACACCTTCACCAACGTCGACTCCTGCCCGAACTCGAACGTCGTGGTCTCCGGCCGCACCGGCACGTATGACGACCCCGGCTTCTGCGGCAACGACGGTGCGCAGTGGTGGCGTCCGACCGACTTCCCCGATCTGGGGTACACCGTGTGCTGGCGCTGGAAGCAGTGAACGACGTCGGCGCCTCGTCACCAAGCGGGACGAGGCGCCACCGTGAGCAAGTGCGACTTCAGCGGACAGGAGAGGACATATGGCTTATGAACATTGCATTCTCGACGTTGTGGTGCGACTTCGCGCCGGCCAGGCCGACGCCGAGAACAGCGGCCACGGACAGCAACGCTGCTGCCGCGATGAACTTGCGCATGCGCTCTCATTTCTCACGGGACATCAGGATTTCGGGACGACCCTCGCCGAGCGTCCATCAATGCGACCGTAGCTTCCGACTCGGCTTCGACTCGGTACCGACGCAGTGCTGCAGATTCGGCGCAGGCGTGCAGTATGTACCCTGAGACCCGTCCGGAACCAATCCTGCTGTTAACAGTTCCGGCACACCCCGGTCACTGAGCGATCAACTCACCATGGTGCCCCGCCCGCGCGCACGGTCGTTCCGGTCGCCCACCCAGCCGGCGCCGCAAACGTCCGGGCCCAGTTCGCATCCGCTTGAATACTCAGACATAGGTATGTATGGTTTCGTACCGTCTTCGAGCGGGAAGATGTGCCACAGTGCTCTTTCGTGACCTTTCGCCCAAATCGGCGCTTCTTGAGCGGATGTCGGCGGTGCGGACATGCGAGGTATGGAATGGAACCGCGGGGCAGCACGGGGGCGCGGCGACGACTGAACGAGATCCAGTCGCAGTTGCTCTCCGCCAGGCACGACGCAGGCCTTACCCAGTTGACCCTCAGTGCCCTCGTCGGCGTCGCGAGCCGGTCCCTGCGGGACTGGGAGAAGGGCCGCGACACACCCAGCCTCAGGCATTTGATCAACTGGGCCAATGCCCTGGAATTCCGCTTGGCCATCGTGGATCCGCTCACGAACACACCGCATTCGCCGGTCGCGTCGCAGGACGACGATCCCTTTGAGATTCACGAACTGCGACGATTAACAATGCCGCTGGAGAGCATCCGGAGACAGCGAGAGCTGTCGCAGGGCGACCTGGCGCTGCTGCTCGGAGTAAGCAGATCGTCTGTGCAGCGCTGGGAAGACGCGGAGAAGTTCCCCCGTCCGGCCACGCTGATCGCCTGGGCCGGCCGGCTGAAGTGTGCCGTCAGGCTGGACCACGTCGGATCAGCGGATTGACGTTGATTTCGCGCCAGTCTGCCTTCCCCCGCCCTTATTTTTTGGCGTGAAATAGCTCTGGAGCCCGATTACAGCAGGTGCAACCATGGATGCTGAGCAACGTCCTGCAGTGCGTGAGGGGAGCACCCATGCAGTACACCGTGCTCGGCCCCGTCGGCATCATCAGGAGCCAAGATTCTTTCCAGACCGCCGGCACCGCCAAGGAACAGGGAGTCCTGGCGATCTTGTTGATGGAGCGCGGGCATGCCGTGTCCGCGGAGACGCTCGCCGATCGTTTGTGGGATGAGCATCCGCCTCAGCAATTCCGTGCCACATTGCAAGCCCATATTTCTCGGCTGAGGAGGCGGTTGCGGGAGAGCGGGCAGGCGGCTGAGGTCATCGCCAACAATCAGGCCGGTTATCGCATCGATGTTCCCGCCGATCAGGTCGACGTGCATCATTTCGATCTGCTGGTATCGAAGGCTCGGGCGCATGCCGCGGTGGATCCGCTTTCGGCGCGCACGTTGCTGCGGCAGGCCGAGGGGTTGTGGAGGGGGGAGCCTCTTGCCGGCCTGGCCGGGAGTTGGGTGGAGACGATTCGGCGCG
It contains:
- a CDS encoding protein phosphatase 2C domain-containing protein, with the protein product MSPSVLAAGDDTAPWPRITVDTPGAEFEPRPPGQFAFDFPDTECDGWSTPDFTVRSASVRGASHRFYRKPRQDCARIAVHEASGTVVFAVADGVSGATDSQLGAVEACRAAVERLLHVLSQGGPLDLDGVAHHAAERLRQLVAWRLGSTDPQSSAVAAQWYATTLVAGIVQPDSSGPHVQLFRIGDSGAWLLDRATGSYHALFGSKTGAAADLVSTAVVPLPHVPEAVEAVAEHLTPSEVLLVGTDGFGDPLGDGDGRVGALFARHLAVPPSPLRLAHVLDFSRETFDDDRTLVAVWPGPAGAAP
- a CDS encoding VWA domain-containing protein; this translates as MSEARGVLLPAYVLVDESASMGPYVDDLSAGLVSLCEELRAAPMLAAKLRLAVLGFSDDVRVHLAVADMRQETSLPRVTVRGSTNYGAAFSDLAGRIPTDVRFLRDEGYKVHRPVVFFLSDGQPTDFGWKRALGRLTDRQRMPAAPNIIACGMGSAERQTIAEVASRPEFGFIAQRGADLGKAISEFFHALTASLIASSQALNSDHPQLVVTKPEGFSIVLDEVTP
- a CDS encoding helix-turn-helix domain-containing protein, producing MEPRGSTGARRRLNEIQSQLLSARHDAGLTQLTLSALVGVASRSLRDWEKGRDTPSLRHLINWANALEFRLAIVDPLTNTPHSPVASQDDDPFEIHELRRLTMPLESIRRQRELSQGDLALLLGVSRSSVQRWEDAEKFPRPATLIAWAGRLKCAVRLDHVGSAD